Genomic segment of Rana temporaria chromosome 12, aRanTem1.1, whole genome shotgun sequence:
CAGTccaacctaaaaaataaaaattgtaaaggtTATTAAAAGCACGACTAACCAATACTACCCACCTACCATAGAGGGTACTTCACTGCCAGAGCGGTTTCTGTACAAGTTTAAAGCCATTTTAGGCTGGAAGTTTATGCAAATCCCCTAAAACACATTCAGAAAGCAGGCATTCTAGAGAGCAAGATAGTGATTGGGACATACATTTGGAACTAGACTAGAACAATGGATCATGATCAGAAAATCTTGGTTATAAAGCAAATTTTAAAGTTATAAagtcttgccccccccccatttaaataacaaacatgttctacttcctgctctgtgcagcccagatcctcctctttggtCCCTCCTGCTGGAGTGCCCCCACAagcagcagcttgctatggggcacccaacAGAGCTGCAGCTGTGTCCAAACACTCACAGCAGTCAGAGCCAATGGCCCcctctgctgtctcagccaatcaggagggagagccccAGCCAGCTGAGTGGTTGTATCAAGAGAGGGGCACACTGCTGCAcagaatgtatagaatgcatcaagatagaagccttctgcctttagaatcactttaaggcaTAAACTAAACAACCAAGCTGGTAAAATGAAAGATGGTTGGTTTGGTTATGCCAAGTAAAGATACCCAATGAGCCATGTCAAGTTATAAAACTGTATTTGcaccctatattttccataggcaatgctttaaaaagCCCCTGCAGGTCAGTGGCTGGGTTAGCCATGAATGGCTTAGAATTTATTACCCTCACCAGTGGTGCCCATTACTTTTTAATCAAGGTCTGCCTAATCATGTGATCACCGATTGGGGACTGGTTCCTGATTATGCGACAGCCAATCATTCGTACAGATAGCCATCTAAATACATCAGTTGTGAAAACCGACGCCCAAAGATGCACATCTGTGGCACGTGGGTGTTGGAGCCAAGATCTGATCAGTGCCTCAAATTTTCATGCGATCAGCACGGCAGCCAGGAAACTACCATtttcaaaaagaaaaattatgaaGGCCGCCATTGTCAAGTTCAGGCTTTTAACGTGAAATTTAATCATTCGAGGTGGGACAATATTTTGTACAAACATTAGCAATGCTCTGTGCAGATTGTACCAAATAGGGAAGCAGCAAAAGCCAGCAGATATTGATAACTGTACACCTTCCTCTCATCTGCACCTCAAACTTCATTATACAAGTAAAATGGCTTCCAACTCCCACACTATACTGCAGACATCCCTTAATAGCAATGAAATAGCAATGAACGAGCCTTACCTCCACAAGGAACTGGCAAGCATTCTTGCGCTGGTCACCTTGAAGCTGGATCACCTCTCCGTATTCAGGGTGTTCAACAACGGTACCATTGCAAGCAAATTTCTGTAGAAAATAGAAGAAATATTAAGACTCCGCCACTGGCAGCTACATGTGCTACAAATACTAAATGACCTTTATGAGGATTTACCTTCTTGAAAGCTTTAACTAGTTTCTTTTTGTCGTAGTCATCCGCAATGCCTTGAACGGTTGTGAGAGTTTTCCTGCCGTTTCTTTGCTGGATTCTTATATGGATAGAATCCTCTGTCCCAGCTGGGAGCCAGTCATCACCTTTACTTGCATCAGCAAAGGGGTctgcaattaaaaaacaaacaaaaatacataagaCCAACGCATTAAATTGAGAAACCGACGTGACCAGACAGGCTGAGCCACACATAACCAGAGACTCAAATACAACAACCAATTGCCAAGAGCCAAAGAGCAAAAGTCCAGAATGTACCCAAAAATCTAAGGATCAGCTAAACCAATAGGGATTCTCATTTCAAATGCCCTACATTTTGTCTAGACAATTTACACCCATAATTTGATATAGATTCTTTAAAGTAGAAGAAAAAGACAACCCTCATGCAATTTAGGGACATTAACCCCGCACAGTGGAGTCTGACCAGAGCCAGTCACAGCTACAACAGGCGAAAGATGCATGTATAATATCTATACATAAGGAGCCCCTAACTGGCAGCACCACAGTGCAAAGGAGGATTctctaaaaaatattcaataaaggcTTTAAACTTCTGTTTGCCGTGTAGCTTTATGGTACCATAATACCCAAAGTGGACCTTCACCCAATGATGGGCTGCCTTGCCATCCCTTAATTTGTGCTGGAAACCAACCACCTATCTGCCCCCTGCCTGTGTGCAGATGCATTACAGGGCTTAAGCACCAAAGGAGCCCTGCAACACATCTTTACATgctgtgccccccctcccccatacaatGTATGTCACCCACACAAGGATTGCAACCAGGAATATCTGAATATTTCCATATTTGCCCCCCCAAGGCCCAGAAGAGCCCAACTATTATCCTGGCACCTGAGGAGGAATCACTCAACATTTTAAGCGGCCTGAAGATCAGCTTTAAAGGAGTTATAAAGGCAGGTTTTTATCCCAATGCATCCCTtgcgttaagataaaaaacctgtgtagtggccACACCAgcacccaatacttacctgaactcCATCTCCGTTCACAAATCCCTTGGTCATCCAGGACtcaccctctgattggctgagatacagcagcaccattggctGTAAAATTCAGTTAATCagaagagggggcggggccaaacagcagatccgtgtctgaatggacacagagctgctGCAGCACTCacatgagggaggggccaggagcagggaagagggaccagagaagaggaagatctgggctgctttgtTCAAAACCATTAATGGCGGTTCACACAAAAGCAGCTTCAAAGTCACCCGACTCTAAAGCCATCCTGCACAGTGTGACCTTAGCGCTGCTTGCAAACGACTACTTTAGAAGAAGTCAATACAAGCCACCCCATAGTACATGATCCCTTTTTCAAGCCAGAGCAACTTGAGCCGTCCCTATTAGAACGATTCCATTGTACCGAAAGGAGTGTGAATTGTCAGGATGAGAAGTCGCCCGTGTGTGAACCAGTGTCGTCAAGACTAGACGACCCATCAAAATTGGTAACAAAAGCGATGCGtctgttgccgccatcttgctacatccCAAACtcatccacagtaaggatacaccaAGGtgccaagcggacatcttgttacacccactggagatttgcatttcacacttatttttaacagatcCAATGTCAAATACAGCATTCAGAAATCTGACAGACTGttcagatgttgaattttaaaagcggcAAAAACCTGTTGATCTCACAGGTTTTCTAATCGGACAGAACACTGCTGCTTttataattcaacatgtaaacagtccaatACGATTCTAAATACTGCATTTCACCATATATGCTCCGTTTACTGTTAAATAATGGAAATGCAAAACTCTggcgggtgtaacaagatgtccgcttacccCCTTCTCTGTATCCTTACTGTGAAGGAGCGcggagtgtagcaagatgtctGCAACAGAACGCCATTTCCGTTAaaaattgacaggttgccaaatcTGATGAAACGCCGACAGAGCAGATAAATATGTTAAAAACaagactttgcaatcactttaaagtggaggttcaccctataaaaaatgtctaacactacatccagcaccgtaCTGCATATAAAAGGacacaggcctttttttttttttttgccgtagatatcgtttagccgtggaattcaccgtgggtcggctctattcggcgcctgtgcTGAATAGAGCCgaccttctttcgggaagtcttgacgcgctgtgtgcgcgtcatcgtttagcatgtcaatcaattggcatgacaataggaacgcccactcccgcgagcCCTACACGGAAGCTGCGGTGAATTCCACAGCTAAACGATatctactgcaaaaaaaaaaaaaaaaaatggtcagtgtcattttatatgcagcacggtgctggatgtagtgttagaatttttttatagggtgaacctcccctttaaaggggaggttcaccctaaaaacgactcttattacactggccccccacattacaatacgattatgcctattaagttttttttgatgctgtacataccttcgtacagcatattcacccgtggcttccgggttgcgagtcccgcgggagtgggcgttgctAACATGCTGGTgaatgacgttttgacaaaaaacgagctccctcgtcgcgattggcgaaaggagccgaacggctagTCGGCGCATCGCGGTTCGGCTCCTTTCGTCAAACGtgatgcggcttacgcgacggggggagctcgttttttgtcaaaacgtcaatcaccagcatgttaggaacgcccactcccgaaggaCTCGCAAcctggaagccacgggtgaatatgctgtatcaaggtatgtacagcataaaaaaaaaaacctaataggcataatcgtattgtgatgtgggggggcagtgtaataagagaaagtcgtttttagggtgaacctcccctttaagtagAAGGCAACACTTCCCATTCTTAAGGTGGTTACAACCCGACAAGTTTTTTactcatctgtgtcccattgggaggattttccttcacttcctgtcccaaagtggaaacaggaagtgaggaaatcccttcaaagtgggggggggggagatctcaGAAGCAGTGTCCCCCTTGCAGTATTTCccatccctggcaggaacagtgGGGACCTCTGGATTTACCTGAGAAGATCTTGTGTAACATGTGCTGTTCTGGGGTCAGAGCAAAATGTGGGATTCTTTTATATTCACCTTTGATGAGAAAGGTAAGTGGGATAAACCGGTGAATCTCCACAACAGGGggggcacacacacacgcattgAGGCTCTGCACCCCTATAGGCAATTCTGAGTCCCCACAATCCTAAATCTGGCAAGAAACATAatgtgtttggggtgccattcaggATTTTGATGTAACTGGCATACAggaaatataaaaacattggTTTAGGGCCAAAATGTGGCCCCCACAAGCTTCAACACGTCAAAAGTGCATACAGGAGCCATTCCAGGGAATGAAGGGCCCTTTGTTCTACACACTTTAATATGTGAACTGCACTTTGGAAATCACTAGCAAAGCAACGTGTGAAATGGGCTTGTGTTGATTGTTAAGCCTCGAGTGCTCCCTTTAGTTTTCTACATTATACAGGATAACCagaggaaagggaaaaaaaaaaagccagttaaaaaaaaaaaaaaagccactggTGACATAA
This window contains:
- the EIF1 gene encoding eukaryotic translation initiation factor 1, translated to MSAIQNLTSFDPFADASKGDDWLPAGTEDSIHIRIQQRNGRKTLTTVQGIADDYDKKKLVKAFKKKFACNGTVVEHPEYGEVIQLQGDQRKNACQFLVEVGLAKEDQLKVHGF